The following are encoded in a window of Hemicordylus capensis ecotype Gifberg chromosome 12, rHemCap1.1.pri, whole genome shotgun sequence genomic DNA:
- the LOC128335970 gene encoding nuclear speckle splicing regulatory protein 1-like isoform X1, which translates to MHATKMAAPSKQYGLIFPKKAQQKTFVKHSVFMDDSDEESSVSESLQREALKKQAMKQTKLEIQRALAEDSTVYEYDNIYDDIQQKKAESQASALMEKGEKKPKYIQHILKAAELRKKEQEKRMEKKIQKEREMEGCVFDDKEAFVTSAYKKKLQELAEEEERERQEAVLEACLDVTKQKDLSGFYRHLLNQAVGEEEVPKCSLREARIKEEKPSGDSQESRQTSQSPEERARPHVPVKGEDNPDADSDLEVDSSNDSSARGHMERRAGDKKETRQGTVDSSGEGSRPGKSQRDSRSSSEERSCHSKVPAGHPGREEDGGGKKERSGQRKERDRERRHTDLEREECARSEDHPKRREEHDSKQRRKDRKARDDHDRDLRREREREKSPEREQSGKERPRNSHDRYRDRDRGDKEKGARQAKAQEGERGDSEASLSHSEQPSELKRKAAGGETEQPGAPLESRSKFAKRSNQEMVTSARDRYLARQLARVSTKPYIEKEED; encoded by the exons ATGCACGCAACGAAGATGGCGGCTCCGAGCAAGCA ATATGGACTTATATTTCCCAAGAAAGCACAACAAAAAACCTTTGTCAAGCATTCGGTGTTTATGGATGACTCTGATGAAGAG tCTTCTGTGAGTGAGAGCCTGCAACGAGAAGCCCTGAAAAAGCAAGCGATGAAACAG ACCAAGCTGGAGATCCAGAGGGCTCTGGCGGAAGATTCTACCGTGTATGAATACGATAATATTTATGATGACATACAGCAGAAGAAAGCCGAAAGCCAGGCCAGCGCTCTGAtggagaaaggagagaaaaag CCCAAATACATCCAACATATCCTCAAGGCAGCCGAGCTAAGAAAGAAGGAGCAGGAGAAGAGAATGGAGAAGAAGATACAGAAGGAGCGCGAGATGGAAGGGTGCGTGTTTGACGACAAAGAAGCCTTTGTGACATCTGCCTACAAAAAGAAGCTGCAGGAACTGGccgaggaggaagagagggagcggCAGGAGGCCGTGCTCGAGG CGTGCCTGGATGTCACCAAGCAGAAGGATCTCAGTGGTTTCTACCGGCATCTGCTAAACCAGGCtgtgggggaagaggaagtgccTAAATGCAGCCTTCGGGAGGCTAG gATAAAGGAAGAAAAACCCAGTGGGGATTCCCAGGAATCCAGGCAGACCAGCCAAAGCCCAGAGGAGAGAGCAAGACCCCATGTCCCCGTAAAGGGAGAAGATAACCCAGATGCAGACAGTGACTTGGAAGTGGATAGCAGCAATGATAGCAGTGCCAGAGGGcacatggagagaagagctggcgATAAAAAGGAGACGAGGCAAGGCACCGTGgacagcagtggggagggttCCAGGCCTGGCAAGAGCCAAAGGGACTCGAGGTCATCCAGCGAGGAGAGAAGTTGCCACTCCAAGGTGCCTGCGGGTCATCCGGGGAgagaggaggatggaggaggcAAAAAGGAAAGAAGTGGGCAGCGAAAGGAAAGGGACCGTGAGAGGAGACACACGGACCTTGAAAGGGAGGAGTGTGCTAGATCCGAGGATCATCCTAAGAGGCGAGAAGAGCATGATAGCAAACAGAGGAGGAAAGACAGGAAGGCGAGAGATGACCACGACAGGGAcctgagaagggagagagagagagagaagtccccTGAGAGGGAGCAGTCAGGGAAGGAAAGGCCAAGAAACAGCCACGACCGATACAGAGATCGGGATCGTGGAGACAAGGAGAAAGGGGCGAGGCAAGCCAAGGCCCAGGAAGGTGAGAGAGGGGATTCGGAAGCCAGCCTGTCTCACTCCGAGCAGCCGTCCGAGCTGAAGCGCAAGGCTGCCGGGGGTGAAACGGAGCAGCCAGGGGCGCCTCTGGAGAGCCGGAGCAAATTTGCCAAGCGCAGCAACCAGGAGATGGTCACGTCAGCGAGGGACCGCTACTTGGCTCGGCAGCTGGCCCGCGTGAGCACAAAACCTTACATCGAAAAAGAGGAGGACTAG
- the LOC128335970 gene encoding nuclear speckle splicing regulatory protein 1-like isoform X4: protein MDDSDEESSVSESLQREALKKQAMKQTKLEIQRALAEDSTVYEYDNIYDDIQQKKAESQASALMEKGEKKPKYIQHILKAAELRKKEQEKRMEKKIQKEREMEGCVFDDKEAFVTSAYKKKLQELAEEEERERQEAVLEACLDVTKQKDLSGFYRHLLNQAVGEEEVPKCSLREARIKEEKPSGDSQESRQTSQSPEERARPHVPVKGEDNPDADSDLEVDSSNDSSARGHMERRAGDKKETRQGTVDSSGEGSRPGKSQRDSRSSSEERSCHSKVPAGHPGREEDGGGKKERSGQRKERDRERRHTDLEREECARSEDHPKRREEHDSKQRRKDRKARDDHDRDLRREREREKSPEREQSGKERPRNSHDRYRDRDRGDKEKGARQAKAQEGERGDSEASLSHSEQPSELKRKAAGGETEQPGAPLESRSKFAKRSNQEMVTSARDRYLARQLARVSTKPYIEKEED from the exons ATGGATGACTCTGATGAAGAG tCTTCTGTGAGTGAGAGCCTGCAACGAGAAGCCCTGAAAAAGCAAGCGATGAAACAG ACCAAGCTGGAGATCCAGAGGGCTCTGGCGGAAGATTCTACCGTGTATGAATACGATAATATTTATGATGACATACAGCAGAAGAAAGCCGAAAGCCAGGCCAGCGCTCTGAtggagaaaggagagaaaaag CCCAAATACATCCAACATATCCTCAAGGCAGCCGAGCTAAGAAAGAAGGAGCAGGAGAAGAGAATGGAGAAGAAGATACAGAAGGAGCGCGAGATGGAAGGGTGCGTGTTTGACGACAAAGAAGCCTTTGTGACATCTGCCTACAAAAAGAAGCTGCAGGAACTGGccgaggaggaagagagggagcggCAGGAGGCCGTGCTCGAGG CGTGCCTGGATGTCACCAAGCAGAAGGATCTCAGTGGTTTCTACCGGCATCTGCTAAACCAGGCtgtgggggaagaggaagtgccTAAATGCAGCCTTCGGGAGGCTAG gATAAAGGAAGAAAAACCCAGTGGGGATTCCCAGGAATCCAGGCAGACCAGCCAAAGCCCAGAGGAGAGAGCAAGACCCCATGTCCCCGTAAAGGGAGAAGATAACCCAGATGCAGACAGTGACTTGGAAGTGGATAGCAGCAATGATAGCAGTGCCAGAGGGcacatggagagaagagctggcgATAAAAAGGAGACGAGGCAAGGCACCGTGgacagcagtggggagggttCCAGGCCTGGCAAGAGCCAAAGGGACTCGAGGTCATCCAGCGAGGAGAGAAGTTGCCACTCCAAGGTGCCTGCGGGTCATCCGGGGAgagaggaggatggaggaggcAAAAAGGAAAGAAGTGGGCAGCGAAAGGAAAGGGACCGTGAGAGGAGACACACGGACCTTGAAAGGGAGGAGTGTGCTAGATCCGAGGATCATCCTAAGAGGCGAGAAGAGCATGATAGCAAACAGAGGAGGAAAGACAGGAAGGCGAGAGATGACCACGACAGGGAcctgagaagggagagagagagagagaagtccccTGAGAGGGAGCAGTCAGGGAAGGAAAGGCCAAGAAACAGCCACGACCGATACAGAGATCGGGATCGTGGAGACAAGGAGAAAGGGGCGAGGCAAGCCAAGGCCCAGGAAGGTGAGAGAGGGGATTCGGAAGCCAGCCTGTCTCACTCCGAGCAGCCGTCCGAGCTGAAGCGCAAGGCTGCCGGGGGTGAAACGGAGCAGCCAGGGGCGCCTCTGGAGAGCCGGAGCAAATTTGCCAAGCGCAGCAACCAGGAGATGGTCACGTCAGCGAGGGACCGCTACTTGGCTCGGCAGCTGGCCCGCGTGAGCACAAAACCTTACATCGAAAAAGAGGAGGACTAG
- the LOC128335970 gene encoding nuclear speckle splicing regulatory protein 1-like isoform X2, giving the protein MFFHRYGLIFPKKAQQKTFVKHSVFMDDSDEESSVSESLQREALKKQAMKQTKLEIQRALAEDSTVYEYDNIYDDIQQKKAESQASALMEKGEKKPKYIQHILKAAELRKKEQEKRMEKKIQKEREMEGCVFDDKEAFVTSAYKKKLQELAEEEERERQEAVLEACLDVTKQKDLSGFYRHLLNQAVGEEEVPKCSLREARIKEEKPSGDSQESRQTSQSPEERARPHVPVKGEDNPDADSDLEVDSSNDSSARGHMERRAGDKKETRQGTVDSSGEGSRPGKSQRDSRSSSEERSCHSKVPAGHPGREEDGGGKKERSGQRKERDRERRHTDLEREECARSEDHPKRREEHDSKQRRKDRKARDDHDRDLRREREREKSPEREQSGKERPRNSHDRYRDRDRGDKEKGARQAKAQEGERGDSEASLSHSEQPSELKRKAAGGETEQPGAPLESRSKFAKRSNQEMVTSARDRYLARQLARVSTKPYIEKEED; this is encoded by the exons ATGTTTTTTCATAG ATATGGACTTATATTTCCCAAGAAAGCACAACAAAAAACCTTTGTCAAGCATTCGGTGTTTATGGATGACTCTGATGAAGAG tCTTCTGTGAGTGAGAGCCTGCAACGAGAAGCCCTGAAAAAGCAAGCGATGAAACAG ACCAAGCTGGAGATCCAGAGGGCTCTGGCGGAAGATTCTACCGTGTATGAATACGATAATATTTATGATGACATACAGCAGAAGAAAGCCGAAAGCCAGGCCAGCGCTCTGAtggagaaaggagagaaaaag CCCAAATACATCCAACATATCCTCAAGGCAGCCGAGCTAAGAAAGAAGGAGCAGGAGAAGAGAATGGAGAAGAAGATACAGAAGGAGCGCGAGATGGAAGGGTGCGTGTTTGACGACAAAGAAGCCTTTGTGACATCTGCCTACAAAAAGAAGCTGCAGGAACTGGccgaggaggaagagagggagcggCAGGAGGCCGTGCTCGAGG CGTGCCTGGATGTCACCAAGCAGAAGGATCTCAGTGGTTTCTACCGGCATCTGCTAAACCAGGCtgtgggggaagaggaagtgccTAAATGCAGCCTTCGGGAGGCTAG gATAAAGGAAGAAAAACCCAGTGGGGATTCCCAGGAATCCAGGCAGACCAGCCAAAGCCCAGAGGAGAGAGCAAGACCCCATGTCCCCGTAAAGGGAGAAGATAACCCAGATGCAGACAGTGACTTGGAAGTGGATAGCAGCAATGATAGCAGTGCCAGAGGGcacatggagagaagagctggcgATAAAAAGGAGACGAGGCAAGGCACCGTGgacagcagtggggagggttCCAGGCCTGGCAAGAGCCAAAGGGACTCGAGGTCATCCAGCGAGGAGAGAAGTTGCCACTCCAAGGTGCCTGCGGGTCATCCGGGGAgagaggaggatggaggaggcAAAAAGGAAAGAAGTGGGCAGCGAAAGGAAAGGGACCGTGAGAGGAGACACACGGACCTTGAAAGGGAGGAGTGTGCTAGATCCGAGGATCATCCTAAGAGGCGAGAAGAGCATGATAGCAAACAGAGGAGGAAAGACAGGAAGGCGAGAGATGACCACGACAGGGAcctgagaagggagagagagagagagaagtccccTGAGAGGGAGCAGTCAGGGAAGGAAAGGCCAAGAAACAGCCACGACCGATACAGAGATCGGGATCGTGGAGACAAGGAGAAAGGGGCGAGGCAAGCCAAGGCCCAGGAAGGTGAGAGAGGGGATTCGGAAGCCAGCCTGTCTCACTCCGAGCAGCCGTCCGAGCTGAAGCGCAAGGCTGCCGGGGGTGAAACGGAGCAGCCAGGGGCGCCTCTGGAGAGCCGGAGCAAATTTGCCAAGCGCAGCAACCAGGAGATGGTCACGTCAGCGAGGGACCGCTACTTGGCTCGGCAGCTGGCCCGCGTGAGCACAAAACCTTACATCGAAAAAGAGGAGGACTAG
- the LOC128335970 gene encoding nuclear speckle splicing regulatory protein 1-like isoform X3, whose protein sequence is MERNGHFGIQAAHFGIQAARVFLGHGVKVQLTKLEIQRALAEDSTVYEYDNIYDDIQQKKAESQASALMEKGEKKPKYIQHILKAAELRKKEQEKRMEKKIQKEREMEGCVFDDKEAFVTSAYKKKLQELAEEEERERQEAVLEACLDVTKQKDLSGFYRHLLNQAVGEEEVPKCSLREARIKEEKPSGDSQESRQTSQSPEERARPHVPVKGEDNPDADSDLEVDSSNDSSARGHMERRAGDKKETRQGTVDSSGEGSRPGKSQRDSRSSSEERSCHSKVPAGHPGREEDGGGKKERSGQRKERDRERRHTDLEREECARSEDHPKRREEHDSKQRRKDRKARDDHDRDLRREREREKSPEREQSGKERPRNSHDRYRDRDRGDKEKGARQAKAQEGERGDSEASLSHSEQPSELKRKAAGGETEQPGAPLESRSKFAKRSNQEMVTSARDRYLARQLARVSTKPYIEKEED, encoded by the exons ATGGAAAGAAACGGACACTTTGGGATCCAAGCGGCACACTTTGGGATCCAAGCGGCACGTGTTTTCCTTGGCCATGGAGTCAAAGTGCAATTG ACCAAGCTGGAGATCCAGAGGGCTCTGGCGGAAGATTCTACCGTGTATGAATACGATAATATTTATGATGACATACAGCAGAAGAAAGCCGAAAGCCAGGCCAGCGCTCTGAtggagaaaggagagaaaaag CCCAAATACATCCAACATATCCTCAAGGCAGCCGAGCTAAGAAAGAAGGAGCAGGAGAAGAGAATGGAGAAGAAGATACAGAAGGAGCGCGAGATGGAAGGGTGCGTGTTTGACGACAAAGAAGCCTTTGTGACATCTGCCTACAAAAAGAAGCTGCAGGAACTGGccgaggaggaagagagggagcggCAGGAGGCCGTGCTCGAGG CGTGCCTGGATGTCACCAAGCAGAAGGATCTCAGTGGTTTCTACCGGCATCTGCTAAACCAGGCtgtgggggaagaggaagtgccTAAATGCAGCCTTCGGGAGGCTAG gATAAAGGAAGAAAAACCCAGTGGGGATTCCCAGGAATCCAGGCAGACCAGCCAAAGCCCAGAGGAGAGAGCAAGACCCCATGTCCCCGTAAAGGGAGAAGATAACCCAGATGCAGACAGTGACTTGGAAGTGGATAGCAGCAATGATAGCAGTGCCAGAGGGcacatggagagaagagctggcgATAAAAAGGAGACGAGGCAAGGCACCGTGgacagcagtggggagggttCCAGGCCTGGCAAGAGCCAAAGGGACTCGAGGTCATCCAGCGAGGAGAGAAGTTGCCACTCCAAGGTGCCTGCGGGTCATCCGGGGAgagaggaggatggaggaggcAAAAAGGAAAGAAGTGGGCAGCGAAAGGAAAGGGACCGTGAGAGGAGACACACGGACCTTGAAAGGGAGGAGTGTGCTAGATCCGAGGATCATCCTAAGAGGCGAGAAGAGCATGATAGCAAACAGAGGAGGAAAGACAGGAAGGCGAGAGATGACCACGACAGGGAcctgagaagggagagagagagagagaagtccccTGAGAGGGAGCAGTCAGGGAAGGAAAGGCCAAGAAACAGCCACGACCGATACAGAGATCGGGATCGTGGAGACAAGGAGAAAGGGGCGAGGCAAGCCAAGGCCCAGGAAGGTGAGAGAGGGGATTCGGAAGCCAGCCTGTCTCACTCCGAGCAGCCGTCCGAGCTGAAGCGCAAGGCTGCCGGGGGTGAAACGGAGCAGCCAGGGGCGCCTCTGGAGAGCCGGAGCAAATTTGCCAAGCGCAGCAACCAGGAGATGGTCACGTCAGCGAGGGACCGCTACTTGGCTCGGCAGCTGGCCCGCGTGAGCACAAAACCTTACATCGAAAAAGAGGAGGACTAG